One window from the genome of Bubalus kerabau isolate K-KA32 ecotype Philippines breed swamp buffalo chromosome 17, PCC_UOA_SB_1v2, whole genome shotgun sequence encodes:
- the EPS8L1 gene encoding epidermal growth factor receptor kinase substrate 8-like protein 1: MSTTPGPEASLKQSAKSIYEQRKRYSIEVMSDFSTNEVNHLVTFSLGEDAIHTVEDASQKLALMDSQGRIWAQDMLLSVSASHVTLLDPVSKEELESYPVSAIVRCDTVRPPGQKRPLLLLVCQEPERAQPDVHFFQGRCVGVESIREEIQRALHNYRSGCGERRAAALRATRMQPQQHPSPVAEAAPLPHCPMFRAAIHTGQPAAGRRRPQAEPIPEAEKMWRPSREEVCPSSHPASPDLGPRGPDLASLQAEREVDILNHVFDDVESFVSRLQKSAEATRVLEHRERSRRTRHQEAGESLLALRAKPPSGAEYTDVLQKIKYAFSLLARLRGNIANPTSQELLHFLFGPLQMIIDTLGGPQLASGVRRPHLTSEAVKLLRENVTPRENTLWTSLGDSWTHPGVDLPPEEGPPYRPEFYSGWEPPAMDPQGRAWEDPVEKQLQHERRRQQQSAPQVAVNGHPDEEPEAEPQGPEPVGKWVLCNYDFQARNSSELSVKEWDILEVLDDQRKWWKVQDQRGQEGYVPYNILTPHPGPRGGRSLENSTAVPPPPPAPAPGLAPPAPPASASAPAPPPQPPLPPAPALAPGLAQTQGPAPASARSPRDSCESLNLDSGKKEKFSPMLMLSINEELQARLAQGLTGPSRAAPGPRAPESQLSPRSSASEVCAWLQAKGFSSGTIAALGELSGAQLFSMPKEKFRALSPEEGARVYSQITVQRSLLEDKENVSELEAVMKKQKKRMENEVETEVF, translated from the exons ATGAGCACCACCCCTGG CCCAGAAGCTTCTCTCAAACAGAGTGCCAAGTCTATCTATG AACAGAGAAAGCGCTACTCCATTGAGGTTATGTCCGACTTTTCCACCAATGAAGTCAAT CACCTGGTAACCTTCAGCCTGGGTGAGGATGCCATACACACGGTGGAGGACGCCTCGCAGAAGCTGGCCCTCATGGACAGCCAAGGCCGCATCTGGGCCCAGGACATGCTGCTGAGCGTGTCTGCCAGCCACGTCACGCTGCTGGACCCGGTCTCCAAG GAGGAGCTGGAGTCCTACCCTGTGAGCGCCATCGTGCGGTGCGACACGGTGAGGCCGCCGGGCCAGAAACGCCCTCTGCTGCTGCTCGTGTGCCAGGAGCCGGAGCGCGCGCAGCCCGACGTGCATTTCTTCCAGGGCCGGTGTGTCGGG GTGGAGTCGATCCGAGAGGAAATCCAGAGAGCTCTGCACAACTACCGCTCAGGCTGCGGGGAGCGCAGGGCGGCGGCGCTCAG GGCCACGCGAATGCAGCCGCAACAGCACCCCTCGCCAGTCGCAGAGGCCGCGCCCCTGCCGCATTGCCCGATGTTCCGCGCGGCGATCCACACAGGGCAGCCGGCCGCGGGCCGCCGGCGACCCCAGGCGGAGCCCATCCCAGAGGCGGAGAAGATGTGGAGGCCGAGCCGGGAGGAGGTCTGCCCCAGCTCTCACCCGGCCTCCCCGGACCTGGGCCCCCGCGGCCCGGACCTGGCCAGTCTGCAGGCGGAGCGGGAGGTG GACATCCTGAACCACGTGTTCGACGATGTGGAGAGCTTCGTATCCAGGCTGCAGAAGTCGGCCGAGGCGACCCGTGTGCTGGAGCACCGAGAGCGCAGCCGCAGGACCCGGCACCAggaggctgggg AGAGCCTCCTGGCGCTGCGGGCCAAGCCGCCCTCAGGGGCCGAGTACACCGACGTACTTCAGAAAATCAAGTACGCCTTCAGCCTGCTG GCCCGGCTGCGCGGCAACATCGCCAACCCCACCTCCCAGGAGCTGCTGCACTTCCTGTTCGGACCTCTACAGATG ATTATAGACACCTTGGGCGGCCCGCAGTTGGCCAGCGGCGTGAGGCGGCCGCATCTGACTTCAGAGGCTGTGAAGCTGCTGCGGGAAAACGTCACTCCACGTGAAAATACGCTCTGGACCTCGCTGGGGGACTCTTGGACCCACCCGGG GGTGGACCTACCCCCAGAGGAGGGGCCCCCATACAGACCTGAGTTCTACAGCGGCTGGGAGCCCCCAGCCATGGACCCACAGGGCCGTGCCTGGGAGGACCCAGTGGAGAAACAGCTACAGCACGAGCGGCGGCGCCAGCAG CAAAGCGCTCCCCAGGTCGCTGTCAATGG tCACCCAGACGAGGAACCAGAAGCTGAGCCCCAGGGGCCGGAGCCGGTGGGAAAGTGGGTCCTATGTAACTATGACTTCCAGGCGCGCAACAGCAGCGAGCTGTCCGTCAAGGAGTGGGACATACTGGAG GTCCTAGATGACCAGCGCAAGTGGTGGAAGGTTCAGGACCAGAGGGGGCAGGAGGGATACGTGCCCTATAATATCCTGACACCCCACCCGGGGCCGCGGGGGGGCCGCAGTCTG GAGAATAGCACGGCCGTTCCCCCTCCACCACCAGCTCCGGCCCCGGGCCTGGCACCCCCCGCTCCTCCCGCATCAGCCTCGGCCCCGGCCCCTCCGCCCCAACCCCCTCTGCCACCAGCGCCAGCCCTGGCTCCAGGACTAGCGCAGACCCAGGGTCCAGCTCCGGCTTCAGCTCGGTCTCCTAGGGACAGCTGCGAGAGCCTCAACTTGGACTCGGGCAAGAAGG AGAAATTCTCCCCGATGCTCATGCTCAGTATCAACGAGGAGCTGCAGGCACGCCTAGCCCAGGGCCTCACGGGCCCCAGCCGCGCAGCCCCGGGGCCTCGCGCCCCGGAGTCGCAGCTCAGCCCGCGCTCCAGCGCCTCGGAGGTCTGCGCCTGGCTACAGGCCAAGGGCTTCAGTTCAGG GACCATCGCGGCGCTGGGAGAACTGAGTGGCGCTCAGCTATTCTCAATGCCGAAGGAGAAGTTTCGGGCGCTTAGCCCCGAGGAGGGGGCGCGAGTGTATAGCCAGATCACGGTGCAGCGCTCGCTGCTGGAG gacAAAGAGAATGTGTCAGAACTTGAGGCAGTGatgaagaagcaaaagaaaagaatggaaaacgAGGTGGAAACGGAAGTCTTTTGA